Sequence from the Arcobacter sp. CECT 8986 genome:
TCCAAAGAAAATATACTGTTTGCCTTTTCTAAACTCTTTTATTACCTCAGGAACTGCATATCCACCCATAGCTTCAGTTAACCAGTCCACAAAATCTGCATCTGAGATTATAAAATTCATATCAGGAATTATTGAGCCCATAGGTTTAAATAAAATTGGTAAGTCTAAAGTTAACTCTTTTTTATCTATTTTTGTATAAGTTTTTGAGATAACATCATATTTGTAAATAATATATCTATCATAATCAGCAGTAATTCTAGAAATTCCAGTAATCAAAAAATGATTTACATCAGAGTAGATTTTTTGTAAGCTATCATCTAAGTTTGTATCAATTACATATTTAGGTTTTATATTTTCAAGCCATTTATATACAGATGGTACATCATACTCTTTTGAAGTGTAAATATGATTAGTCATTTGAACAATAAAATCTCTTCCTTTTCGTTGTTCTAAACTCATAGCTGCTCTTGTATATTCGTACATTAACCTTGGACTCATAGCTCTATTATTATTTAAAGCTAATATCATTGAGTCACTATCATAAGGTAATTTTTCTCCATCTTTTGTAAGTGTTTTTTCAAAAACACCCATTCCTAAAAAAGGAATAATTTCTCCATCTTTTAATTTTTTAATTAACTCTTTCATAAAATACCCTATCTTGTGTTTTTTATATAAGAATAATATGCAAAATCTATTCCTTTAATTTATTTAATGACAACCAACTCCTGTATAAGATTGATAAGCTCTATTTAACTCTACTCTCACAACATCTAAATTAAACTCTTTTTCTAAATTTGTTGGCATATCAATATGATAAATTGCTCCATCTTTTCCTATAATAAATAAAGCTTTTGTTAGACAATTTTCATATTTACCATTTACTATTTTTGTTCCATATAATGAAGCAAAATCCTCATTTGTATCAAATATGGTAATCAATTTTTTAAATTTAGGAGTATTAATTTTTTTATCAAAGATTAAATAAGTAGAAATATCAACTTTTGCGCTATTTATAAATTCATCAAAAAAATTAATCTCATCTTTAAACTCTTCATAATTAGGAAAAGATAAAAATATCTGAATTGTTCTTTTTTCATTTGATTTTTTAACTAACAAATCTTTATCATCTAAATCTTTAACTTCAATATCTTCAGCCATATATCCAATATCAATAAATTCATCAATTAAATCAAACTCTTCATTTTTATAAATCATTGTAAAATTCCATACTCTTTTATTTTGTCATGTATTTCATCTAAAGAAAATCCCAACTCTTTTGCAGCTATCTCTTGATTTAGAT
This genomic interval carries:
- a CDS encoding SIR2 family protein, which codes for MKELIKKLKDGEIIPFLGMGVFEKTLTKDGEKLPYDSDSMILALNNNRAMSPRLMYEYTRAAMSLEQRKGRDFIVQMTNHIYTSKEYDVPSVYKWLENIKPKYVIDTNLDDSLQKIYSDVNHFLITGISRITADYDRYIIYKYDVISKTYTKIDKKELTLDLPILFKPMGSIIPDMNFIISDADFVDWLTEAMGGYAVPEVIKEFRKGKQYIFFGVDFSRDTFRMVANEITLGLDGGFVLLNKEELSKKEDKFIKTHNLESIDMGIDEFINNYE